TTCTCGGACCGGACAAAGCTGCTGATGAACCTTATATGATAGCGGTGAACTGTCCTGAGGCAATAGTCATTACAGGGAAAGAACGCGTGCGCTCTTATGAATATGCTGAAAAGCATTTTAAGCCTGATATCTATCTGCTTGACGATGGGTTCCAGCACCATAAGATGCATCGTGACATTGATATCTGCCTGCTGGATCATAAAAAGCCGATCTCGACAGGGCTGATGTTTCCTTTCGGGTATCTTCGTGAGCCTGCATCGGGGATAAAGAGGGCGGATATCGTTGTCTTTACCCGTGCAGAAGATGATAGAATTCCTGAAAAGGCTGCGAAGTTTGTTAAGGGTAAACCTGTGTTTTTTAGTAATGTGGATTATTCCGGTATATATGGCGTTGACGGTAAAGCTAAAATAGCGATGAAGGGGAAGAAGGTCTTTGCTTTTGCAGGGATTGCATCACCGAAGAAGTTTTTCAGTTTTATTAAGTCCCTTGGGGCAGAGCTTGTGGGCAGAAAGTTTTATAGTGATCACCATTGTTATTGCGGGCGTGAAACATATGTTGTGGAGCGTAAGGCGAAAGAGATTGAAGCTGACCTGATCCTGACCACAGAAAAAGATTATGTAAAACTGCCGGAAGACGTTAAGGAAAGGGTGCATTATCTTAAGATTGATATAAACCTTCGAGAGGCGCAGAAGTTTTTTGAACTGTTGGGGTAGCCCTGCGGTTTGTTAACAGGTGCTGAGATTATAAAATAGAAAGCCCCCGCAAAACCTTTTTATCAAGATCTTCTCAGCGGGGGCTGAAGTTCGAGGTATTAATCGTCCTACCTCCATATTTATTTTAACAACACGGCGAACTCTTGTTTTCACTCGAGGCTTTTCCGCGCCTCCTACGTACTGTCCGAGCCGTTGTTGATAATACTAACATACGACTGGTAGCCAAATTATCAATAGTTATTTTGCATCATTATTACGAAAAAAGTATCTTCCGCTCACCATGCAAGGCTGTCTCTTTGTAGTTCTGTTTTGATATTCTACGATTTATGGTAATATTCATCAGGGCAGTATCTGGCTTTATATACAATTTCTGCTGTCAGGGTGTTTTAAATATACTGTGCCATGTTTTTACTAATCCAGTTTTTTATGTTCCGGGGGTAGTTGCATATGTGGTCGTAGTTTAGCTTTGTGATGAGAATATAGTCAGAGTGCGCAAGGCTGTCTTTAAGTTTGTCGTATATTGCGCTTACCGGTTCATCGGATGCAATGAACCAGCTGTCTTGTCTGTGCCTGACTCCGTCATAATCGTTTATGATCTTCTCAATATTTGCCATAGCAGGACTTCCGGCTTTAAAATCACAGTGTACAAGATATATGGTCATAGCTTCTCCCGAGTAACTAAATAACTTAAAAATTCACTTATTGCAAATAAAAGTAATATGTGTTACTATATGCTATACAAGTGAATATTATATATACATTAGTATTAATTCACAGATGTAGAATAATTTGCAGTATGCATTATTAGGGGGTAATCATGGGAGATTTCAGAAAATATGCATGTGACATCAGCGGGGAACTCTTTAAGGCAGTAAACAAAAAAGGGATAAGAAGAGAAAAACTGGCGGCAGAGCTGGACATTTCAGTAAACCAGATTAAAAACTATGCTTACGACAGTAGCAAGTCTGCGACACTGGAGAATTTTCTCTACGTGCTTATCAATTACAAATGTGTCGATGTGCTGAATATTGTCGCACGTGATATGGACTGTTGCGTGTGCAGGCTTCCTGAGGCTTCTTCAGGACAGGCGCTAACCGACGCTGCAGCAGACGCTCTGGCTGAAACAGCAAGGGCTGTTGCTTCGTGTATGGATAAAGAGCATAAAAAAGATGAAGTTTTCCAGAGTTTACAGCGGTCTATAGAAAAGCTTGTGTATCTTCAGAAAATTATCTGAGGAACAAGTTTTGTATCAGCGATGCCTTGTAATAAAGACTTGAAATCAGACAAAAAAGGTATACTATATAAATATGGTTGCTGTAAAAGGCGAATCCAATAAAACCTCTACTCTCTCATTATAGCGAAACGGCGGGTGCAAAACACTCGCCGTTTTTGTTGATTGCACCAGTCAGTATTTGAGCTATACTTTTAATATTCATATTATTTAGATCCAAATGAACTAAACATACTTAATAACCGGAGGTTTGAGTGAAAAAGCTTTTTCCGTTATACTTCAATAAACTCAGCCCGTGCTATTCCCGTGATCATCTGGGGAACCACGGCTGCTATGCCAGAAACGACATACCGAGATTTTTGTATCTTACCGAGCTGGGACGTTTCGAAGAGGCGTTTTATGTTTTAAAAGAGACGAATCCGTTCAGTTCCGGCTGTGGACGTTTCTGTGATCATCCGTGCGAAACTGCCTGCAACAGGACGAAATTTGACGAACCTGTTGATATCAGGGCTATGGAGAGATTTGTTTCTGACTGGGGATACAGAAATGGTCTGGAGCCGAAAAGGCTTGCACCTGATAAAAATCTGAAAATAGCTGTAATAGGCTCGGGGCCTGCCGGACTTTCCGCTGCGTATTTCCTTGCGAGGCTTGGCTACCGTACAGATGTCTATGAGAAGGAGGATACTCCGGGGGGGCTGCTGACACAGGGGATTCCCGCTTTCAGATATCCCCGTGACGTCTTCAGTCATGAGCTTGATTTTATAATGAAAGCAGGAGTTAAAATTAAATGCGGCGAGAATATCAATAAAGATAAATTTCTTAACCTTACCCGTGAATACGATGCAGTTATTGTTTCTACCGGAGCGCATAAGCCTGCTGAGATGAATATTGAAGGGGAAGAACTTGCTGAATCCGCGATACCTTTCCTGCGGAAGATTAATTTCGGTCTGGCTGAGGAGCTTAAGATAAGGAAGGGCGAAAAGATATGCGTAATCGGAGGCGGTTACTCGGCTATTGATGTGGCAAGATGCAGCGTGCGTCTGGGCGCAGAGCCGACAGTCCTTTACAGACGTACAGAAGATGAAATGACAGCTCATGCCGGAGAGGTGGCAGATACTATTAAAGAAGGTGTTGCCTATAATTTTTTGCGGCAGCCTCTGAAGATAGAAAAGGCTGGAAAGAAACTGAAAGTGCAGGTTCAGGTTATGAAACTGGGGCCTGTGGACGAGAGCGGGCGGGCAAAGCCGTTTGCTGTTCCGGGGCTGGTGGAGGAGCACGAGTTTGACCGTGTTGTACTGGCGATAGGTGACAGACCTGATCTCTACTTTGTAGGCGAAAGCTTTACTGTGGATTTCCCGCGGATGATATGTCCTGATCTTCAGGAAGAGGACAGGGATAAAGTGTTCGTCACCGGTGACGCTGCGATGGGCAATGTTGAGAGTGTTGGTATGGTTGTCCGTGTGGTGGGGCTTGCTCAGGACACAGTAAAGGCTGTGCGTGAATTTCTCGGAGAGGATGCAGAGCCGGAATCAAGGCGGGATACAGCATTTTATAACATGCTTAATACAAAGTATTTTGAGAAAACAGGCAGGCTTGTGGAAGACGAACTCCCCGTTGCTGAAAGAGAGAATAATTTTAAAGAGATAGTGCAGACAGCGGAAGATGACATGGCAATGCTTATGGCTTCCAGATGTTTCAACTGCGGTATCTGCATCCAGTGTGACTGGTGCTGGTTCTACAGTGACGGTTCCCTTATAAAGCTTAAGAAGGGGTGGACACCGGAACCTGATGCACATTTTTACGAGTTTCTTGAAGATAAACTCGGTGATGCTACTTATAAAAGTGTTGAGGCGTGTCCTAGGTCAGCACTGACAGTAACCAAAGAGGGCTCGAAGCTGGATGATTTCCGTAAACAGCAGTACATCTCCGCATGTGAGATATTTGACGACGGAGGGTGTGATCATGATCATTAATGAGGAATTCTCAAGGTCGAGAAATATAAGCGTCAGCAACTTTTCCGGTGGCGCAGAAGGACTTCCGGGGGGCGCCTGCGGACTGCTCGCTGTTGTTGGTGATTTCAGTCTGGATGCGCTGCTGAAAGCCGCAAGGTGTATGCAGTACCGTGGACGTACCGGCGCAGGGGTCACACTTAAGAGCCTTTATAAAGATACAGGTTTTTTTAATTTTCATATAATGTTCCGTTCAGAAGACAAAATATCCGAGCTGGACGAAGTTCTGAGCAGTATGGGACTTCGTATCCTTGAAAAGCGTGATATGGTTCAGCGGAAATTCTATTATGCATATGATCTGCCTGTGATAATGCACTACAGCATTGTTCCCCCTTCGCCGGAGGAGATGATGTACCGTGAGCATATTCAGAATGAGTCAGAATACATAGCAAAAGTCGTCAGCCGTTTTAACAGGCAGTATATTGATGATGCTAGAATATTTTCCAGTTCCAGATACAACGGAACATTCCTTACTGCCTTTGAGCTGAAAGAAACGATAGATATTTACGACATCCACCAGTTTGAAAACAGCTATTATGATGCGTGTCTGATACACCTGCGCTGGCCGACCTCGCAGGGGCGTGGTCTCTGGTGGGGGCCTCAGCCGATATCCATAGGTGAGATCGCCGGTGTGCATAACGGACACCTTTCCAGCGACATGTCAAACGCACGTGCTCTGGAGCAGCTTGATATTATGCTCACAGCCGGTACAGATTCCGAGGCTATATTTCTCTCTGTGGCATACCTGCTGAAGCAGGGCTACAGTCTGGAGGAGATAGAGTGGGTTATGTGCAGAAAATTCCCGCAGGAGCTGTGCGCCATGGCTCCGGAAGATAAAGAGCGCTTTGACGCTCTTATGGCTGATCCGCTGCTTTACAGGATGAAGATGTCAGGGCCTGCCACAGCTATCACTCTTGTGGAGGATGTTGTTGTGGGATTCACTGACAGAGACCATCTCAGGTCATTTTCTGTAGGGGTGAACGACAAAGTGGCACTGCTTGGTTCTGAACAGAGGGCGGTCATCTCTGCTGCGTATTTCATGCATGAAGAGCTGAATATGTATGACCCCGAGGCGGGAAAAATAATCGGCTTTGAGGTTAAGGATAAGAAGGTGACCAAACTTGATTACGGGTGGAAGAAACATGATTGATAAAAAAGATATAGTTATACAGCGCTCCATCAGATATACCGAGCCGGATGAGAAAGGGATCTTTGCTCAGGGGGCAAAATACTGGGTGAAAGTTACAGACGATATCGAAGAGCCGGGGAGAGGCTGTGTCCACTGCTCGACCTGCGTTGAAAGCTGTACGCATAATATAAAAGAACCCGGTGCGGGGCATGGTGTTTTTACCATGGAAGAGCGTTATTACGATGACGGCGGACACAGGGTATCTCCAGACAGTAGCGACGAAATCAATCTCATAGAGAAGATACTCTGGATAAACCCCGACGAATGCTGTAACTGCAAGAGGTGCGTTAAAATGTGCCCGCAGAGAGCAATAAAAGTTTATGACAATCCGGACTATCACGATATAGGCGTGAACCTCACGGGGCACGAACAGATAAATAACATCATATCCCGTGCCGGAGGTAAATCCACTATATCATCCGCTCACCTCGGGCGTGGTCAGTCAAAGATGTATACTGACTGGCTCATTGATGCCGCAGAGATTCTCTCTCCCACAAGAGACCACATGAACGAATATGCCGGGCAGATGCGTAATATGACTCTGGGCAAACGTGCCGCAAGGTTTCAGGTTGATACGCCCATTTTCGATGTGCATCAGTCCTATGGCTCAAACAGCCACGAGGCGATACTTGCACGTATGATGGCATGCGTTAAGCTTGGCAGACCATTCTTTACCGGGGAAGGGTTTGTGCACCCTGATATGATGGCAGCCGCCAGCCACTGCATTTTGCAATTCGGTTCCGGTGGCTTTGGTCCTTGGGTGGAGCTTGATAAATTTGCCGGAATCTCTATGAAGTACGGGCAGGATGCTAAAAAAGGGAAGGGCGGAAGGCTTCAGGACAAGAAGAACGACTACGAGATAGCTCTTCTCCGATGTGTGGAGGCTCTGCGCCATCTCTCAAGTCCTAACCCTCAACACCTTCAGTATTCGATAGAAGAGCTGCCGATGCGTGTGGAATCTCTCCGTGCACTTCTCGGTGACGATAAGCTCATTGGGGCGGATGTCTATGGCACTGCATGGAATTTCGCAGAGATATGCGTGGCTATCGCAAAGGCGGGATTCGACTATATAACAATTAAGGCGGGGGATGGCTCGACAGGTGCGGCGCATCTTGTAGACCTTCAGAACCGTGGACTGAATATAATATATCTTACCCACATGGCGGATATGGCGCTGCGTAAAGAGGGGCTTCGTGAGCATATCTCGCTGATATCAGAGGGCGGGGTTATGGATTCTTTTCATGCCATGCTTGCCATGCTTGCGGGGGCTGATTTTGTGGGTATGGGGATGCGTACTCTGCATGTGCTCGGCTGTACTCTTTGCCGGAGATGCCACACGGGGCAGTGCGCATGGGGTATTACATCCAGGCCCTACGGTCACAGGATAGACCCTGCTACTGCGTCAGACAATATCGCCCGTATGGTCAGGTCTTTTCATGACGACATGGAGGGGATGGCTGCCGGGCTTGGCATGTCTAATCACGCTGACGTCGTTGGGGCAAGACGCTTCAGGTATCACGGGGGCGACCCGCTCCTTTTCGCGACATTCGGACAGGGAGATCATCCAAAACAAGTTCCGCATGTTTCCATCAAAGAGCGTGAGAAGAAGATATTTAAATCCAGAACTGCCACTTATGAAGAGAATAAAGAAGTTTTTGAAAGGGTTCTCTCCGGTATCGAAGGGGACAGCCTTAAGGTTGATGTCGGATTTGACAAAATTGAATCCATGCACATTAACCACATCATGAAAGAAGCTGTGGACAGAGGTGTTAAGAAGTTTTTTCTCGATAACGTTATGGGGCAGAGAACCCTTGGCACAGGTATCCGCTGCGAAGAGATCACTGTGCGGGGGCTTGTGGGGAATCACTCCTTTGCCTTTGTTCGAGACGTAAAAATCAACGTTATACCGAACCATTCCACTATTACCACTGTACCTGCAAATGCACAGGTCGGTGTAGCGAATACATCAAACCCCGAAGAGATAAACATTGCAGGTGAGGTGAGTGACCTTTTTGCAGCATATTCTGTTAGCGGTACATTCCGTGTGGCAAAATCAGGAGGAGTGCGTAATCTTCTTCTGATGAAGGCCGGACTGCCGGATGAATGGAAAAATATAGATGTTGAAAGGTTTCAGAACGCATCGGATGATGAGATCCTAAAAGAGCTTATAAAGAAATACCAGCACCGCCGTGCGAAACGTGTGAAAACAAACTGGCAGGATTTTCTGAAACAGTTTGAAGTGAAGCTTTCCGGCAGAAGAGCTCCTGTCGCTGTTTACGGGCTTGGTCATGAAAAGGGTATGGGTGACTATTTTATGGAGTACGCTCAGGGTGGTATCGGTATAATATTAAATATCGTGAACAGGATGAACCCTATCGGATATTATGTATGTTCCGGCATGACTGCGGGGGCGGCATACATCAGAGGGCGAGTCACAGACGGTCAGCTCGGCAAAGGGGTAAGAAAGATAGAGTATCTCACTCCTGATGACAAACTGTTCCTCACAGGGCACATAAACAGCTTTATCAGCCAGTTTAAAGATATTGATATAGATAAGTCTTATAATGAAAGCCTTAAGGAGTTTGCCAAGAACTTCAAATCGAATCCAGAGCAGATTCTTGCTGATTTCTGTAAGATAATTCCGATCTCAAGCCTGTCGGCAAAGTCGAATGAATAAGAAGTCCGCAGAGTAAAAACAATAGGGCTGGGTTATGATGCCCAGCCTTTTATTTAGTAATTTCCCATTGCCTGATCAATTGTTATCTTTTCATAGCCATCAGGGATGCTGAATACTGATTTTTTTATCTTAGTTTTTGATATTTCTGTAACTATTCTGTCGTATCCGTCTTCCATACCGAACATTGTGCTGTCTGTTTTCTCGCTGAGGGGGTACCCTGCTTTTTCTTCAAGTTCTGATATCTTTACACCTATCATGTCTCCCATGCCGTCGATTTCCAGAGAGTCCATGAGTTTTTCGGCTTTTTTGATGTCAACTTCTTTCTGTAGGGCATCACCGAGCTCTTTTGAGAAACATACTTCTGCACTGGCACCCATCTCTTCCATACTTAGTAGGTATTTATCGCATTTATATCCGGCTATGGTTGTTGTGCCGTCTTTTTTGATATCTACTTTACCGGCGTGTCTGTCCAGCAGTTCCTGAAACTGAGGGTTTTCCGCCATGGCTTTCATCTGTTCGTTAAGTTGTTCTGCAAGTGCTCTCATCTCTTCAAAAGTTGCCTGAAAGTATGTTTTTTCCATAGGGTTCAGAACAGTTATAAGGCTTTTACTGATGTCGGTTATGTTTGTTAAGTGACCGTCTATATAGTGTGCAGAGACATTATCGGCATAGTAAGTTACCATTTTGGATCCGTCTGATTCTTCTGTAACGGTAATATCTGCATACCCGTATGAAAAACAGAGCATTGCAGCGATTATGATAATATTTTTCATCAGATTCTCCCGATTAGCTTTAGTTTATGTAAAACACATAAGTATAAACATCAGTATAGCATAGCACAAGATGTTAAATTTGTTATTCGAATTAACTGTGTTATATTTATTTATAGCTAAGAAGTGACCATTAAGCCAAACCTCAAGGGTGTTATTATTTATATGAGAAATTTCTCCGGAAAGCTTATCATAGCGTATATTCTGATTATTCTGGTTGCAGTTATAGCTGTAGCCGGAGTTATGCGGTACTGGTATGGAAATACATTTGATTTGCACAAGCTGCGGCTGCGTGAAATTGTCAGCAACAAAAAGGTAAATCTTCAGGTCATCTTCCTCAGCCACATAGAGAAACACAGAGAAACCAGTAATGAAGCTTTTCACTCTGCTGTACTTGACATGCAGAACGGTTTTGCTTCGACTATAGGGGGAGATTTCTCAAGCACATTTGCGCTGATTGTAAAGGATGGGACAACTTTTTATTCTGTTTACAAAAACATAGACGGGCAGTCATTTTTGCTGAAAGAACCTATCGGTGATGTCCCCGAGGGTAAGCCCGTGTCCCTTGCTTATGAAGGGGAGAGAGGCGTGACTGTCAAAGACAATATATATGGCGAAAAACTTCTGGTGGCCTATGATTTTGTTGATCTGGGAGACAGGCGTGTGGTGCTGACAGCCAGTGTCCCTTATGTTGAAGTTATAAGACCGAGAAGTGCAGCTATAATTTCCGGTCTCCTTATCTGTGTTGTTATGTTTGTCGGCGGCGGACTCATGTTCTATTTGACAACCAGAAAGAATATAAGTGATCTGAGGATTGCCCACAGCGAACTTGAAGCGTTCGGGCACATTATGAACTCTGCCAAAGAGCTTATTTCATATGTAGGGCTCGACCACAGGTATTATGCGGTTAATGATGCTTATGAATCAGTCTTTGAAGTTCCTAAAGAGAGTATTGTCGGTGTGCATATGCGTGATTTTCACGGCAGCCTCAGATACGATGGGTATCTTAAAGTCTGCCTTGATAAATGCGTCGCAGGGGAAGATATCCGCTCACAGAACTGGTATGAACTGTCCGAAGGACGAAGAAGGTACCTTGATATTAATTTCACCCCCCACTACTCAAAGGGTGAGATTGCCGGATTTGTTATAACAGCGAATGACATTACAGAGCTGGAAAATGCCAAGCAGGAGATACTCGAAACCAGCAGAGACCTTGAAAAGCTCACATTGGAGCTTGAGGAGAAGGTTAAAGAGGAAACGACAAAGAGGATCCAGCATGAACAGCTCTTTTTCGAGCAGAAAAAGTTTGCCGACATGGGGCAGATGATAAATGCGATTGCTCATCAGTGGAGGCAGCCGCTGAATGCTCTGGGGCTTTATATCCAATATATAATAGATTGCGCCAATGATGAATACACCACACCGGAACTGCTAGAAGGCTTTAAGAATGACTCCATGAATCTCGTGCAGCATTTGTCAAAAACCATTGATGATTTCAGAGCATTTTTCGAGCCAGGTAAAGCGCAGTCGGAGTTTGAAGTTGTGAATGCCGTTACGGAGACCGTCTCCCTCGTGGATGCACAGCTTCATAATAATTTTATCGAGTACGAAATAAATTGTACGTGTGACCATAAGGACTTTGCTGCCTGCAACGGTTCTGTGCCTTTGACATGTTCGTACCCTATGACTCAGGTTTCCGGCTATCCGTCAGAGTTCAAGCAGGTGCTCATGAATATTATCCAGAACGCGAAAGACGCACTTATACATAGATGCTCAGGCAGAAAACTTTTTATAGGCATTACAGGCGGAGAGTGCGAAGTGATGGTGGATGTTACGGACAATGGCGGGGGGATTCCAAAGTCGGTGCTAGGCAAAGTTTTCGACCCTTATTTCACAACGAAAGAGGAGGGGAAAGGTACGGGCATAGGTCTTTACATGTCTAAGCTTATTATCGAAGACCATATGAAAGGGGCTCTTGCCGCTTATAATACACCTGACGGTGCCGGTTTTAAGATTATTTTGAAAAGAGTTCCGGCTAAAGGGTGATGGTACCTTTCATATATGTTACTGCCTTGCCACCGATCTTTACTCTGTCCCCTGACAGTGAGCAGTCAAGTGAACCGCCTCTGGATGATATTTGTTTAGCTTTCAATTCTTTTTTACCTGTTATGTCTGCCCAATACGGTGTGAGTATGCAGTGTGCCGAGCCTGTTACTGGGTCTTCGTCTATGCCTACATTCGGACCGAAAAACCTGCTGACAAAGTCACAGTTGTCGCCTTTTGCAGTGACAATGACCCCTCTGGCATTAAGCTTTGCGAGTTCTTTGAAGTCTGGGGTGAATCCGGCAATGTCCGCCTCTGACTCGAAAACAGCGAGCATGTCCGAACCTGTGTATGTTTGCAGAGGTTTTTTGCCCAGAGCTCTTTCTATAATAGGGTCTGTCTCGCAGGGGACGACACGTTCAGCGGGGAAATCGAGCTCCAGTTTATCACTCTTGCGGGTAACGGTGAGCATACCGCTTTCAGACATGAACTCTATTTTGTCACCTTCAAAACCTTCGTGTTCAAAGAGCACATGTGCGCCTGCCAGCGTAGCATGACCGCAAAGAGCAACTTCACAGGCGGGGGTGAACCAGCGTATGTTTAGTTTACTATTTTTTTCGAAGATGAATGCTGTTTCAGATAAATTATTTTCGAAAGCGATGCTCTGCATAATTTCGTCAGAGATGACTTCTTTCAGCGGGCATACAGCCGCAGGGTTGCCTTTAAAAACCTCATTAGCAAAAGCGTCTATCTGGTAAATTCTGATATCCATTTAACTGCCTCCCAGCGTGATCATCTTAATACTACCAGTAACAGTTCAGCAGAAGAAGAGTAAAGAGGAAAGCGGAACCGGCACAGGTGTTTAAGCCCCGCTTTTAAAACGGGGCATTTGGGTCAGATATTTTGTATTTTAAGCACAATTTTGCCAAAGTGGCTGTCATCTTCCATAGTTTTGTGAGCCTGTGCAGCTTCATCCATAGGGAATATTTTGTGTATCATGGGCACAATTGACCGGTCTGTAAATTTCGGCAGAGCTCTTCTGGTGAATTCAGCAACGATTTCACCTTTCATCTCGACAGGTCTGCTGCGCAGGACAGAGCCAATGATCTGCTGGCGTTTTACCATCATAAGG
This window of the Denitrovibrio acetiphilus DSM 12809 genome carries:
- a CDS encoding FAD-dependent oxidoreductase; the protein is MKKLFPLYFNKLSPCYSRDHLGNHGCYARNDIPRFLYLTELGRFEEAFYVLKETNPFSSGCGRFCDHPCETACNRTKFDEPVDIRAMERFVSDWGYRNGLEPKRLAPDKNLKIAVIGSGPAGLSAAYFLARLGYRTDVYEKEDTPGGLLTQGIPAFRYPRDVFSHELDFIMKAGVKIKCGENINKDKFLNLTREYDAVIVSTGAHKPAEMNIEGEELAESAIPFLRKINFGLAEELKIRKGEKICVIGGGYSAIDVARCSVRLGAEPTVLYRRTEDEMTAHAGEVADTIKEGVAYNFLRQPLKIEKAGKKLKVQVQVMKLGPVDESGRAKPFAVPGLVEEHEFDRVVLAIGDRPDLYFVGESFTVDFPRMICPDLQEEDRDKVFVTGDAAMGNVESVGMVVRVVGLAQDTVKAVREFLGEDAEPESRRDTAFYNMLNTKYFEKTGRLVEDELPVAERENNFKEIVQTAEDDMAMLMASRCFNCGICIQCDWCWFYSDGSLIKLKKGWTPEPDAHFYEFLEDKLGDATYKSVEACPRSALTVTKEGSKLDDFRKQQYISACEIFDDGGCDHDH
- the lpxK gene encoding tetraacyldisaccharide 4'-kinase; translation: MSKVISIGNISMGGTGKTPFTIMLAKHYISKGKKVCILSRGYKGNIGYDTNVVSDGKSILLGPDKAADEPYMIAVNCPEAIVITGKERVRSYEYAEKHFKPDIYLLDDGFQHHKMHRDIDICLLDHKKPISTGLMFPFGYLREPASGIKRADIVVFTRAEDDRIPEKAAKFVKGKPVFFSNVDYSGIYGVDGKAKIAMKGKKVFAFAGIASPKKFFSFIKSLGAELVGRKFYSDHHCYCGRETYVVERKAKEIEADLILTTEKDYVKLPEDVKERVHYLKIDINLREAQKFFELLG
- a CDS encoding glutamate synthase-related protein; translated protein: MIDKKDIVIQRSIRYTEPDEKGIFAQGAKYWVKVTDDIEEPGRGCVHCSTCVESCTHNIKEPGAGHGVFTMEERYYDDGGHRVSPDSSDEINLIEKILWINPDECCNCKRCVKMCPQRAIKVYDNPDYHDIGVNLTGHEQINNIISRAGGKSTISSAHLGRGQSKMYTDWLIDAAEILSPTRDHMNEYAGQMRNMTLGKRAARFQVDTPIFDVHQSYGSNSHEAILARMMACVKLGRPFFTGEGFVHPDMMAAASHCILQFGSGGFGPWVELDKFAGISMKYGQDAKKGKGGRLQDKKNDYEIALLRCVEALRHLSSPNPQHLQYSIEELPMRVESLRALLGDDKLIGADVYGTAWNFAEICVAIAKAGFDYITIKAGDGSTGAAHLVDLQNRGLNIIYLTHMADMALRKEGLREHISLISEGGVMDSFHAMLAMLAGADFVGMGMRTLHVLGCTLCRRCHTGQCAWGITSRPYGHRIDPATASDNIARMVRSFHDDMEGMAAGLGMSNHADVVGARRFRYHGGDPLLFATFGQGDHPKQVPHVSIKEREKKIFKSRTATYEENKEVFERVLSGIEGDSLKVDVGFDKIESMHINHIMKEAVDRGVKKFFLDNVMGQRTLGTGIRCEEITVRGLVGNHSFAFVRDVKINVIPNHSTITTVPANAQVGVANTSNPEEINIAGEVSDLFAAYSVSGTFRVAKSGGVRNLLLMKAGLPDEWKNIDVERFQNASDDEILKELIKKYQHRRAKRVKTNWQDFLKQFEVKLSGRRAPVAVYGLGHEKGMGDYFMEYAQGGIGIILNIVNRMNPIGYYVCSGMTAGAAYIRGRVTDGQLGKGVRKIEYLTPDDKLFLTGHINSFISQFKDIDIDKSYNESLKEFAKNFKSNPEQILADFCKIIPISSLSAKSNE
- a CDS encoding PAS domain-containing sensor histidine kinase, which codes for MRNFSGKLIIAYILIILVAVIAVAGVMRYWYGNTFDLHKLRLREIVSNKKVNLQVIFLSHIEKHRETSNEAFHSAVLDMQNGFASTIGGDFSSTFALIVKDGTTFYSVYKNIDGQSFLLKEPIGDVPEGKPVSLAYEGERGVTVKDNIYGEKLLVAYDFVDLGDRRVVLTASVPYVEVIRPRSAAIISGLLICVVMFVGGGLMFYLTTRKNISDLRIAHSELEAFGHIMNSAKELISYVGLDHRYYAVNDAYESVFEVPKESIVGVHMRDFHGSLRYDGYLKVCLDKCVAGEDIRSQNWYELSEGRRRYLDINFTPHYSKGEIAGFVITANDITELENAKQEILETSRDLEKLTLELEEKVKEETTKRIQHEQLFFEQKKFADMGQMINAIAHQWRQPLNALGLYIQYIIDCANDEYTTPELLEGFKNDSMNLVQHLSKTIDDFRAFFEPGKAQSEFEVVNAVTETVSLVDAQLHNNFIEYEINCTCDHKDFAACNGSVPLTCSYPMTQVSGYPSEFKQVLMNIIQNAKDALIHRCSGRKLFIGITGGECEVMVDVTDNGGGIPKSVLGKVFDPYFTTKEEGKGTGIGLYMSKLIIEDHMKGALAAYNTPDGAGFKIILKRVPAKG
- a CDS encoding PhzF family phenazine biosynthesis protein yields the protein MDIRIYQIDAFANEVFKGNPAAVCPLKEVISDEIMQSIAFENNLSETAFIFEKNSKLNIRWFTPACEVALCGHATLAGAHVLFEHEGFEGDKIEFMSESGMLTVTRKSDKLELDFPAERVVPCETDPIIERALGKKPLQTYTGSDMLAVFESEADIAGFTPDFKELAKLNARGVIVTAKGDNCDFVSRFFGPNVGIDEDPVTGSAHCILTPYWADITGKKELKAKQISSRGGSLDCSLSGDRVKIGGKAVTYMKGTITL
- a CDS encoding DUF4412 domain-containing protein; its protein translation is MKNIIIIAAMLCFSYGYADITVTEESDGSKMVTYYADNVSAHYIDGHLTNITDISKSLITVLNPMEKTYFQATFEEMRALAEQLNEQMKAMAENPQFQELLDRHAGKVDIKKDGTTTIAGYKCDKYLLSMEEMGASAEVCFSKELGDALQKEVDIKKAEKLMDSLEIDGMGDMIGVKISELEEKAGYPLSEKTDSTMFGMEDGYDRIVTEISKTKIKKSVFSIPDGYEKITIDQAMGNY